The genomic region AACCCCGGAAACCATGGCGGCCATGGTCTCGTGCTGCGGAGACGAACTCATTCCCGGCCCGTACGTGCAGTCCGCCAAGGACATCACGGCCCCGGAAAATCAAAATTTCGCGGCCGTCAATGCCGCCATGGACGCAGTTTTGGAGCACGTGACCGGCCGGGTCCGACCGGTAACACCCACCAACCGCAAGGAGACGTCATGTTGAACCGCCCCATGCGCCGCGCAAAGAACGCCGTCACCGATCCCGCCGAACTGGAGCGCATCATCCGGGCCAGCCCGGTCATGCGGCTGGCCATGAGCCAAAACGACGAGCCGTACGTCGTGCCCCTGTCCTTCGGGTACGACGGCGCGGCCCTCTATTTCCATGGCGCGACGCAAGGCCTCAAGCTCGACATCCTGCGCCGCAACCCGCGCGTGTGCTGCCTTTTCGAGCACGGGCTGGCGCTTGCCCCCAAGGGCGACAATCCCTGCGCCTGGGGTTTCACTTATGCCACGGTCATCGCGCACGGTATTGCCAGACACATCGAGGAGCCGGCCCGCAAGCTTGCCGCCCTGCAGATCATCGCGGATCAGTATGCACGACAGGGCGAACGCGTTCCAGGGGAACACATCGGCAACGTGGAGGTCTGGAAGATCGAAATTCTCAAAATGACGGGAAAACAGGCCGGATAACGGCGGGCCCGCGCCAGGCCCGCCGGGGTGTGACACGCCGATTACCGCGCGGCGTCCATCTCCTTCCAACCCTTCAGCAGACCGAAACATCCGGCCAGCATCATGTCTCCGCCGGGGGCGAGAAACTCCACCGCCGCGCCGGCCAGCATGGCCCGCTGGGGCCCCAGAACCACGGTGCGGCCAAAGCCTTGCGGCAGGTCGGGCACGGTCACGCAGCCGTGGCCGCCATCGTCGAAGACCTCGGCGTTACCCAGTTCGCCCCGCCGGAAGCGCTCCAAATGCCCCATAAGCTTGCCCTGATCCAGATAGCCGGTGTGGTGTTCGTAGACGCCAAGAACCCGCTCGCCCAAAACCAGAAAGGCGATGGCGTGGCTGTTGCCGAGATTGACGATGAGCACGCCGTCCTGCCGCGCGGACTGTTCCACGCTCGGGTCGAACAGCGCGCCGAGCATGGCGGCCGAGCCGGTGTCGGCCACCAGCCCCACACCGATGGACCGGCGCAAACAGGCCAGACGGGTCATCTCGGCCGGCGGTTCGGCATAGAGCAGGCGGGAAATCCGTCCCTCGTCCTCGGCCATGAATCGCTGCCAATAGGCGAAGCGGGAAATGCGGTTGCTCTTGCCCGGATGAAAACCGTGGTCCTGCACGCAGGCCAGGATCAAATCCGGCTGCGCCAACCCGGCATACTGGAGGAGTCCGCGCCAAAAGCCGAGATCGAAATCCGTCAGCAGCACCTGCGTGGCCGAAAGCGGCGGCGCGGCCGTGATTTCGATGCCGTGCCCGCGCACCTGATCCAGATCATCACCCAGGGCCAGGGCCGCCTCGGGATGGGCATAAACCTTCAAACCCGCGTCCTGGTGCGCCTTGACCGCGCGCCAAAACCCGCCGCCCATGTTCTGGCCGTGCAAATAGATATCGCGCTCAGCGGCGGTCAGCTCCCGAATGCGGGCCGCGACCGTGCGGGCCGGAGAGGGCAAAATGAACTTGGGGCAGTTTTCCAGCTCCAGGCCATCCTGATAGAGCAACACGTCCTGAGTGCCGCTGCCGATGTCGAGAATGAGACAGGATCGAGGGGTCACGGGTACTCTCCTTGAAAATGAAGTGGGACCAAAGCCCGGAGGAGGTACCGAGTTTTGAAAACCGAGTCCAGAATGGAGGGCGGGACATGGCCCGCCCCAAAAACCAAACGAAAGGATCAGGCCGTGACCATGCTCCGGACCGTGGCGGCCAAGGCATCCCGGCCCTTGGTGCTGTACAGGGCGTAGAGATTCATGACCGTGGTCTGGGAAAAGACGTAATTGCGCAGGGCATTGAAGCGCCGCGTCGCGCTCTCGCCCTCGCCCTGGATGCCGTACTCCGTGGCCGCGATATCCTTCATGACCGGGATAAGCCACTGGGCAGCCGGCACGGTCAGAACAAAGTCGTGGTCCCCCAGATGACAGACGAAGCCTTCCATGCGACGCGGCTGGGGCAGGGTTCCGGTAGAATCGAGGAGGCCTTTCCTGACAGGATCGACACCCGTCAGAATGGCCGCGGTCTTGAGCCAGGGCACGACCTCGGCCTCATCCTTGGCAAAGCCCGGATGCTTGTGGGCGCAGGCCTGAGCCACGCAGATTTCGGCGGGCAGACCGCGCCGCACGCTCTCGGCCACGCTTAACGGATGATGCTCGCCGGTGCCAGCCAATTTCTGCTCCGTCCGGCTGGAGCCGCTGGCCTCCCACTGAAAAACCCATGGTTTGTGCAGATCGTGCAAGACCTGGGAGGCGATGACCGTGTCCCTGTCCAGATCAAAGCCATAAACGTCCTTGTACCCGGCGTGGATGGCCAGGGACGCCTGCAGATTCAACGCCGTGTGGGTGACAAGCCCGCCGGGATAGCAGTGATGGCTCCCGTATCCGCTACCCGGCGCGGAAAGAAACGGCTGGGGACTTTTGGCCGCGTCCCGCACGGGCGGCAAGAATTTATTGAACTCCAGCTCGGTCCACCCGGCGGCCTTGAGTTCCTCATAAACGGCCCAACGATTTTTTTCGTCCATGAGCGACTCCATGATGGTCGGAGCCGGATTCTTGACGATGCCGGCCACGATGCCGCGAACTTCGGCATTGCCGATGGAGGCAACCACGTCGTCAATGTAGCGCATGGAATCGACAACGAGCCTGGAACGCTCGGCCATATCCTGGGCCGACATGGACATGCAGTCATCCAGGCGCGCGGCCTTGACCCCTGCCCAGGAAAAACGCGGCAAAGTCAGGGCGGCGACCCCGGCAGCCGCCAAACCGCCAAGTTTCAGAAAGTCACGACGATCGAGATGCGAAAGCACGGCACACTCCTTGTGTTTCGGGTGGTTATTGAACAAACGTCACCCTGGCTACGGGTCTTTCGTGACGGCGTCATGACAAAACGCCCACGATCACGCGACACAAAAAAAGCCGCTTCCCCACCGCATGGTGCGATGGAGAAGCGGCTTTGCCGCCATGTGCCGTCAAAAGGCTCAGGCCATGAACCGCAATGCCCCGCCCTCTTCGTCGACCACCAGCTTTTGTCCGTCGTGCAGACGGCCACCGATGATCTCCCTGGCCAGAGGCGTTTCCAGATTGTGCTGCAAATACCGCAAGAGCGGCCGCGCTCCGTAGACCGGATCATAGGCCTCGCGGGCAATGAAATCCTTGGCTCTGGAGGTGAGCTCCAGAGTGATCTTGCGCTCCTCCAGACGGGCCTGCAAGTTGCCCATGAGCAGATCAATGATGCGCGTGATCTGCTCGATGAGGAGCGGCTTGAAGAGCACGATTTCGTCGACCCGGTTCAAGAACTCGGGCCGGAAATGCCCGCGCAGCACACCCATGACCCCATCGCGCACGCCCTCTCGCAATTCACCCGACTCGCTGATGCCATCCAGAAGCAAGGGCGAGCCGATGTTGGAGGTCATGATGATGATCGTGTTCTTGAAATCCACGGTCCGGCCGTGGCTGTCCGTCAGCCGGCCGTCGTCGAGGATCTGCAGGAGCACGTTGAAGACGTCCGGGTGGGCCTTCTCGATTTCATCAAAAAGAACCACGCTGTACGGTTTGCGCCGCACGGCCTCGGTCAGCTGGCCGCCCTCGTCGTAGCCGATGTAGCCCGGAGGCGCTCCGATGAGCCGGGCCACGGTGTGCTTTTCCATGTACTCGCTCATGTCCAGGCGCACCATGTTTTCCTCGGTGTCGAACAGGCTTTTCGCCAGGGTCTTGCACAGCTCGGTCTTGCCCACGCCGGTGGGCCCCAGGAACATGAACGAGCCTA from Deltaproteobacteria bacterium harbors:
- a CDS encoding pyridoxamine 5'-phosphate oxidase family protein, whose translation is MLNRPMRRAKNAVTDPAELERIIRASPVMRLAMSQNDEPYVVPLSFGYDGAALYFHGATQGLKLDILRRNPRVCCLFEHGLALAPKGDNPCAWGFTYATVIAHGIARHIEEPARKLAALQIIADQYARQGERVPGEHIGNVEVWKIEILKMTGKQAG
- a CDS encoding twin-arginine translocation signal domain-containing protein; its protein translation is MLSHLDRRDFLKLGGLAAAGVAALTLPRFSWAGVKAARLDDCMSMSAQDMAERSRLVVDSMRYIDDVVASIGNAEVRGIVAGIVKNPAPTIMESLMDEKNRWAVYEELKAAGWTELEFNKFLPPVRDAAKSPQPFLSAPGSGYGSHHCYPGGLVTHTALNLQASLAIHAGYKDVYGFDLDRDTVIASQVLHDLHKPWVFQWEASGSSRTEQKLAGTGEHHPLSVAESVRRGLPAEICVAQACAHKHPGFAKDEAEVVPWLKTAAILTGVDPVRKGLLDSTGTLPQPRRMEGFVCHLGDHDFVLTVPAAQWLIPVMKDIAATEYGIQGEGESATRRFNALRNYVFSQTTVMNLYALYSTKGRDALAATVRSMVTA
- a CDS encoding AAA family ATPase produces the protein KAIDLIDEAAAMIRTEIDSLPTELDEANRKIMQLEIEREALRRESDAASRERLEKLEKELAELKEAQTGLKAQWEREKSGIDEISGVKKDIEATKEAIAKAEREYDLNKAAELKYGRLTELEKKLASLSGGDDGEQRLLREEVGPDDIAAIISKWTGIPVSKLVEGEREKLLKLADILHERVVGQDEAVQAVADAVLRARAGLKNPQRPIGSFMFLGPTGVGKTELCKTLAKSLFDTEENMVRLDMSEYMEKHTVARLIGAPPGYIGYDEGGQLTEAVRRKPYSVVLFDEIEKAHPDVFNVLLQILDDGRLTDSHGRTVDFKNTIIIMTSNIGSPLLLDGISESGELREGVRDGVMGVLRGHFRPEFLNRVDEIVLFKPLLIEQITRIIDLLMGNLQARLEERKITLELTSRAKDFIAREAYDPVYGARPLLRYLQHNLETPLAREIIGGRLHDGQKLVVDEEGGALRFMA